A region of the Arenibacter antarcticus genome:
ATCGTGTCCGCAGAATATGCCTCAGGAATGAGCAAGGGCGATACCTTGGACACTGGAAGAGCGTGTCCAAATTGCAGTTCAGATGTATTACAAAGTGACGCCCATTACTGTAGGCAATGTGGTTATAAATTAGATGACCATTAAGGATGGAAAGAATACTGATCTCCGTGGTAGGCCCTACCGCTATAGGAAAGACCACTCTGGGCATTGAACTTGCCAAATATTTTAAAACGGAGATTATTTCTGCAGATTCCCGACAATTTTACAGTGAAATGTCTATTGGTACTGCAGTTCCTTCAGAGACGGAACTCGCCCAAGTACCGCATCATTTTATACAGCACAGGAGCATTCATGAAGAATATACCGTGGGTGATTTTGAAAGGGAGGCCTTAGACAAACTGAATGATATTTTTAAAGAAAATAAAGTTGTGGTAATGGTAGGCGGAAGTGGGCTTTATATTGATGCCGTTACCAAAGGACTTGACCATTTTCCCGAGATTGATGCAGAAATACGCACACGATTAAACCAAGAATTACTTGATAACGGAATCACCAAACTACAAGAGCAACTAAAAGATTTGGATAGGGAATATTACGAAAAAGTAGATTTGAACAATCCACATCGACTAATAAGGGCTTTGGAGGTCTGTATTGGAAGTGGGCTTCCCTACTCCTCATTTTTAAACAGGGAAAAGAAATCTAGGGACTTTGCAACCATTACGATAGGATTAGAAGCAGATAGAAAGATTATCTACGATAGAATAAACAGAAGAGTAGATTTAATGATGGCGCAAGGCCTTTTAGAGGAGGTAAGCTCCCTAAAAGAATACAGTGCATTAAACGCGCTGCAAACTGTTGGTTACAGGGAATTGTTCCGTTTTATGGAGGGGGACTTTGATTTAGATACCTCCATTGCGGAAATAAAAAAAAATACGAGAAGGTTTGCCAAGCGTCAACTTACCTGGTTGCGAAAGAAAGGGGATATTTTATGGGTAGACCATGAGTACAACCTAAAAGAAGTCCTTCAAAAAGTAGAACAAGAAATTGGAAAGAAATGACAAAACCCACTCGAAATATCCTATTTGTGATCGGGATTTCCGGCACTGGAAAGTCAACCATAGGCGAGTTATTAGCCAAAGAGCTGAAATTTCCCTTTTTTGAGGGCGATAAGTACCATTCCGAAGCCAATATTAAAAAAATGGCTAGTGGCCATCCTTTAAATGATGAAGATCGATTAGCGTGGTTGATCCGTTTAAACCAATTGGCCATAGAACATAGAACAGATGGATGTATTATAGCCTGTTCTGCCCTAAAGGAATCTTATAGAACGCTACTGCAACGCAACATTAGTTCCCATGTAGTTTGGATCTCCTTGGAAGGTAGTTTTGAGCTTATTTCATCCAGACTAAATAAACGTAAGGGTCATTTTATGCCTGCTACTTTATTACAATCCCAATGGGATACCTTTGAACCTCCAACCGATGCCATAAAAGTATCTGTAGCTCCAGATCCCGAAGAGATCGTTGCAGAAATTTTAAAGCAACTACCCTAAACAAAAAAACACCGGTAACTCCGGTGTTTTTTTGTTTACACTGGATTTGGTCTATTCGGTTTTTATAACCAACCTAAACCCTTCCCCGTGAATGTTCAAAATCTCCACGGTATCATCCCTTTTCAAGTATTTCCTCAATTTAGCGATATATACATCCATACTTCGAGAGGTAAAATAATTGTCATCTCTCCAAATCTTGGTCAATGCCAATTCTCTAGGCATCAGGTCGTTCTCGTGTAAGGCCAACAATCTCAGTAGCTCGTTCTCCTTTGGGGAAAGCTTTATAGCCTCCTCATCCTTATATTTTAAGAATCTAAGTTTAGAGTTCAACTGGAATCCACCAATCGTAAATTCAAACTGCTTGCTATCTGCCAAGGAGTTTGAAGATTTTCTTTGGATAATGGCTTTTAACTTCATCAACAAAACTTCAGAATCGAAGGGCTTATTAAGATAATCATCGGCACCAGCCTTATATCCTTTAAGCACATCTTCCTTCATTGTTTTGGCAGTTAAGAACACAATGGGAACGTTTTCGTTTTTTTCCCTGATTTCCTTTGCCAAGGTGAATCCGTCTTTGTAAGGCATCATTACATCAAGAATACAAACATCAAAATTGTCTTTCTTGAATTTTTCAAAACCTTCCATTCCATTTTTCGCCAACGTAACATCAAAATCGTTCATGGCCAAGTAATCCTTTAGGACAATTCCAAAATTAGGATCATCCTCCACTAGCAATATTTTTTTATTTACTGTTTCCATCATAATTTAAATTAAGGGTAGTTTTAAATAGAAAGTGCTTCCTTTACCTTTTTCACTTTCGGCATAAACCTCACCCTGGTGATCATCTACTATTTTTTTTACGTAAGCCAGACCTAAACCATGGCCCTTAACATTGTGTATGTCTCCGGTATGCTCCCTATAAAATTTTTCAAATACCTTTTTTAGGACCACTTTTCCCATTCCTGATCCTTGATCTTTTATTTTAATAATTATATAATTCCCTACAACTTCCGTAAATACATCAATTTTAGGAACACTATGGGAATACTTTATAGCAT
Encoded here:
- the miaA gene encoding tRNA (adenosine(37)-N6)-dimethylallyltransferase MiaA, producing MERILISVVGPTAIGKTTLGIELAKYFKTEIISADSRQFYSEMSIGTAVPSETELAQVPHHFIQHRSIHEEYTVGDFEREALDKLNDIFKENKVVVMVGGSGLYIDAVTKGLDHFPEIDAEIRTRLNQELLDNGITKLQEQLKDLDREYYEKVDLNNPHRLIRALEVCIGSGLPYSSFLNREKKSRDFATITIGLEADRKIIYDRINRRVDLMMAQGLLEEVSSLKEYSALNALQTVGYRELFRFMEGDFDLDTSIAEIKKNTRRFAKRQLTWLRKKGDILWVDHEYNLKEVLQKVEQEIGKK
- a CDS encoding gluconokinase, which produces MTKPTRNILFVIGISGTGKSTIGELLAKELKFPFFEGDKYHSEANIKKMASGHPLNDEDRLAWLIRLNQLAIEHRTDGCIIACSALKESYRTLLQRNISSHVVWISLEGSFELISSRLNKRKGHFMPATLLQSQWDTFEPPTDAIKVSVAPDPEEIVAEILKQLP
- a CDS encoding response regulator transcription factor gives rise to the protein METVNKKILLVEDDPNFGIVLKDYLAMNDFDVTLAKNGMEGFEKFKKDNFDVCILDVMMPYKDGFTLAKEIREKNENVPIVFLTAKTMKEDVLKGYKAGADDYLNKPFDSEVLLMKLKAIIQRKSSNSLADSKQFEFTIGGFQLNSKLRFLKYKDEEAIKLSPKENELLRLLALHENDLMPRELALTKIWRDDNYFTSRSMDVYIAKLRKYLKRDDTVEILNIHGEGFRLVIKTE